Proteins from a genomic interval of Xiphias gladius isolate SHS-SW01 ecotype Sanya breed wild chromosome 23, ASM1685928v1, whole genome shotgun sequence:
- the LOC120785466 gene encoding uncharacterized protein LOC120785466 isoform X3, with protein MSTEEETEEKLLEGSNSANKNLIALSAKVGAAQKSQVSQSDAKVFRRSLSSKLKIWMAPPKERRVFAQDSDAPDIFSQRTSTAGPSDEPKRTGKRYR; from the exons ATGTCCacggaggaggagacagaagagaaacTCTTGGAAGGATCTAACTCAGCAAACAAGAATCTCA ttgctttgTCTGCAAAAGTGGGAGCTGCACAAAAGTCACAAGTCAGTCAAAGTGATGCCAAAGTCTTCAGGAGAAGTCTTTCAAGCAAGCTCAAGATTTGGATG GCTCCTCCAAAGGAAAGAAGGGTTTTTGCTCAAGATTCAGATG CACCAGATATTTTCAGTCAAAGGACATCAACTGCTGGCCCCTCAGATGAGCCCAAAAGGACAGGAAAAAG